In Pangasianodon hypophthalmus isolate fPanHyp1 chromosome 1, fPanHyp1.pri, whole genome shotgun sequence, the genomic window AAGAAGCTGGACATTTTTCATTAATGGTGAAGACAGTCTACTCATATAAATGTATGTTGATGTTTGTCAAATAAACCACAATGCTTTTATATATTGAAACATCTAGAGAGTTCTTTATCAGCACTGTTCTAACAAGCCCATACTTCTCTCCCCCACATTAGACTGACAGTGTTCAACTCCAGAGAGAGGCGCAGAATGTGAGTAGACAGTTCCAGGGCATCAGGGATGAAGTGATGGGCCAGTATGGCTACGATTCCCTTGGTCAGAATCTTACAGCTACAGGCAACAGCACACAGGAGCAGTACACTGCAAAGACTATGAAGCGCTGTGAAtgtgagtgacacacacacattgtaggACAACTCAAATGGTACTTTTGTGTGGATTTACATTTGCTACAAAGAGAATTTAGTAGCATCATTTAGCCACATTTCGTGGTGGCCATGAAGAATGCTCCTCGTTGTTGTGAATACATACACCTTGTCATGTTGTAATGGACAGAATGCTGTGTACAGATGTGGTAAAGAAGGGCATTAATCGCTGCACAGAGTGGTTCAGTGATACATGGCTGAAGTGCATGGACACTATTAAATCCCCTGTCATCAACCATTTCCTTTGTGTGCCTATGAAGTTTgattttctctgtaatattaTGAGAGGTAAGTAGTTACAACAAACACTGTGTAGTTATTGTACATCTGTCTCATGAGATgggttattaaaaatatatggtATTTTCTGGTTCAACTGTGTTTTCACCTCAGTAATGACTCCGTGGTGTAAGGAACAGATCCCAGTGGAGGGAAACTTTGGCCAAACCTTTGACAAGCTCAATTCCTCCATCAGTAAACTCGGGGAACAGTTTACCACCAGCGTAGTCCTTGAGGTACAGTGGGTTGGCATAGATTCATCTATGCCACAATCCTTTGATTAGTGTGCTATATTCTGataatgaacattaaaaatGCTCAGAAGCATATTCatgtgctagtgtgtgtgactcctgactctgaaacacattcaaGCCCTTACGTCTTAAAGCCATTATATCTTAGCCGCATATTCATTCTCAACCACAGAAGCTTAATAAAAAACTATATTTTATGTTTGGGAGTATTAGATGCTATGTTAGTCTTGTCCTGTGCTATCTACAGAAAATTGAGGATCAGCCCATGTTTGGAGTCACAGTTTTTCAGGACGAATTTCGCAAAGAGCTGGCCAGGACatttaaggagaaaaaaaacactgttgaGCAAATATCAGGGATTGTGCAGATCCTCCTCTCCTTCACGTTCATAACTGTTTTCATTTCGTAAGTGCACAGATTTTCACCCCCTCCACTATTATACATTCATATTtagtgtaaacaataaaatataaaaaattacttttgtttaaacaaaaaagagtTCTCACAAGaacaatgtgtaaaaataatctcagagatatatactgtatgtgcctAAATTATTGACATCCATAaagcatattttaaataaatctaaacaaATTGTCATCCTttgaaaaaaagatatattatatattagctATTAATATTCGATCTTCACAGCcttcctttatttttatatctactAAGGGCTTTTGGATATGCACGACAATACACCAGTGATATCTGCTTTGACAATGTCTACATTACAACCTACTTTAGACAGATTgatgagaggagaaagagaggggtaAGATCCATTCTTCCCCCTAAAAAACTACAGTGGATGTAAATAATCTACacaaccctgttaaaatggcaggtttttgtgatgtaaaaaccacctttttccacctttaaacctgaaattgcaaagtatacaaataaagtgaaaaacaatcagaaacgtttttaggggaaaaaagaaaaataaaaaacatacaataacctagttgtataagtgtgcacacccctcaATAAAGTGttagtttaagggtgtgcataagtgtgcacagcCCAATCTTTGATCTTctttttggttaagccattcctttgttgatttggatgtatgggtcattgttgtgttgaaaggtgaaattccttttcatcttcatcttacTGGCAGACACCTGCAGGTTTAGCACTAAAATcggctggtatttgtagctatttacgattccctccaccttgataaaagccacAGTTTTGCAGAAGAAAAGAAGCtgtaaagcatgatgctgccaccaccatgcttcacagtgggtatggtgttctttcagtgatgtgctttttttgtgccaaacataccctttggaattatggaattattataacttttggaattggtcCCACCTGACAAtgacacattttgccacatggtttggggtgatttagttgagttttgatgttttttgtgagaaagggatTCTCTCTATCCACCCTAACCCATAGCCCagatatgtgaaaaatatgagagattgttgtcacctGCAGAGAGTAATTaatacttgtcagatattcctgcagctcctttaatgttgctgtaggttgctgtaggtctctttaCAGCCTCCCTGGTacgtttttgtcttgtccttttataaattttggaggaacgtcctgttcttggtgatgtcaccaAGATCTATATTTGTAGTTAAttagaataatttaattgattgAAATTGattgagattgaatgtgattggttcattctgaaccaatttataaattataaatttataaatgtaaaatttatatcctgaatttatatatttctgtaaagttgctttgtgacaatgtccattgttaaaagctttaTGCAAATAagattgaattaaattgaattaaacacagccacatccccaattataaaagggtgtacacacttatgcaaccaggttattgcaacttttttcctttttcctatttttccctaaaatgtttctgattgtttcttatttaatttttatatgatgTAATTTCACAtcgagggtggaaaaagttctgacataatttatcttggtttcattttttacatcacaaaaacctgccaatTTAACAGGAGTgcatagacattttttttcccattgaaCTTGGCTAAAGCTgactaaaactatttttttcagGGAAAGAGGTATCTGCTGCCCTTgaagaaagcagaaaagagcAGTTTCATTGAGCCCTGGAGCTTAAAAATCCATTCCAATGAGCTGCAACCTGTGGTACAATCTTTAGGGATATAGTACATgttgtattaatatatatatatgtatgtatatatatatatatatatatatatatatatatatatatatatatatatatatatatatatatatatatatatagtataatagtaataatataatacaataatataatatatgttcAATCACTACCAATGTTGTAGCTTTTGGAAATTTGGAAATGGAAGCTATTTTGCTGTTTCTATGTTAAAAACAATGCAATCTCAACTCAATAGACAGCAAGCCTGGTCCAGGTTGTATCTCTggctctgtttgtgtgtgttctgttggCCACTGATAGAGTCCTTTATCACATTTTTGACATCATCCGTAGGCATACCTTTACAGAGCACTCTTTTACAAGTGAGTATAACACACATATGTGAAAATGTTCCTACTTTAATCAGTA contains:
- the dcst1 gene encoding E3 ubiquitin-protein ligase DCST1 encodes the protein MRAFTALCVLGGMLSSYFRCSVLLMFPSILGSRGQAYVMLFIIQCLYQGPISNIQHNVQDVVFSMGCNIDLQIGHSKIMWRTVSEPFFQVLQEIVTDSVQLQREAQNVSRQFQGIRDEVMGQYGYDSLGQNLTATGNSTQEQYTAKTMKRCEYVVKKGINRCTEWFSDTWLKCMDTIKSPVINHFLCVPMKFDFLCNIMRVMTPWCKEQIPVEGNFGQTFDKLNSSISKLGEQFTTSVVLEKIEDQPMFGVTVFQDEFRKELARTFKEKKNTVEQISGIVQILLSFTFITVFISAFGYARQYTSDICFDNVYITTYFRQIDERRKRGGKRYLLPLKKAEKSSFIEPWSLKIHSNELQPVTASLVQVVSLALFVCVLLATDRVLYHIFDIIRRHTFTEHSFTSSHDIHIDIRGNSMLAKLLRKTIGAFNTSSNLDLQSSNWQCLPQPRTLSQADYLWSTLPVLLMGLMCCLQVYTNRLRRVITTFYFPKREKKRILFLYNLQIQKRITFVNRLSKQLRRQRQAPKTVLSVLLSPLERLGWGVCWCWVCVECMRQRRAVHCSVVGCNALYCAQCWRDLGNSCICSFPKDREPQDSDSDTDTVYYVH